In the Ruminococcus sp. OA3 genome, one interval contains:
- a CDS encoding holin gives MKNETLHWLKAAGIRAIKTVAQTAVATIGTAAVLGEVNWAMAASAAALAGVLSLLTSVAGLPELKMTEGE, from the coding sequence ATGAAAAATGAAACATTACATTGGTTAAAAGCAGCAGGGATTCGGGCAATTAAGACTGTGGCACAGACTGCGGTTGCCACGATCGGCACAGCAGCAGTCCTGGGAGAAGTCAACTGGGCGATGGCAGCCTCTGCGGCGGCACTGGCCGGGGTGTTATCCTTGCTGACAAGCGTTGCCGGGCTGCCGGAACTTAAAATGACAGAGGGCGAATAA
- a CDS encoding tail fiber domain-containing protein, with translation MATITSCQGTFSDLEDGRIYGMELNTQILELDSQYFTNPSTVTASAYYREGADTDRVIYSGIFIIEETADGETWNIAYKSRSEEYEIQFELMDGIVTGDGDTIVTGDGSMIGMKRNMSAVRISLYSKDNTLIDKQNIPVVITAKSLTTEQVFNLLTNNGQAKGIYKVGNQLYVSFDYMRGGDLTLGGIDNKNGVVRIYDANNVFTLLLDNRGLHTTGMTSIYNTRKWVDQKAGVVSGGVFSGEAKEKELTGKLDLSAAYYAPDGGVNYCAVLEAISTIYLKSRGSTAASLSGKNATFYGDIDAHGTIRTNEIRTHNNSNLFTKSWDCGYGIIAKIAKYYAENTSAYYLWVKGEDDDTLGLITIDNSDERKKKHIQDSTVDALSVINKIRHVEYDWKENDGHVENGYIAQQLSDVCPRMALHMEESDTWQFESSAILQYATKAIQELSTKVERLEKALKTAGISLEEVRTWH, from the coding sequence ATGGCTACAATAACATCGTGTCAAGGTACATTCAGTGACCTAGAAGATGGAAGAATCTATGGCATGGAACTGAATACGCAGATACTCGAATTGGATAGCCAGTATTTCACAAACCCGAGCACAGTCACAGCGTCTGCGTATTACCGTGAGGGCGCTGATACGGACAGGGTGATATACTCCGGAATATTTATTATTGAAGAGACCGCCGATGGAGAAACGTGGAATATTGCATATAAGTCACGTTCAGAAGAATACGAAATACAGTTTGAGCTGATGGATGGAATTGTTACAGGGGATGGGGATACCATAGTTACAGGCGATGGATCTATGATTGGAATGAAAAGAAATATGTCCGCTGTCAGGATCTCATTGTATTCGAAGGACAACACACTGATCGACAAGCAGAATATACCGGTTGTCATCACTGCAAAGTCATTGACAACTGAACAGGTATTTAATCTGCTTACGAATAATGGGCAAGCTAAAGGAATTTATAAAGTAGGCAATCAGCTGTATGTATCTTTTGACTATATGAGGGGCGGAGATTTAACACTTGGAGGCATAGACAATAAAAATGGTGTGGTACGCATCTACGATGCTAACAATGTATTTACACTGCTCTTGGATAATCGTGGTCTTCATACGACAGGAATGACCTCTATATATAACACAAGAAAGTGGGTCGATCAAAAGGCCGGAGTTGTAAGCGGTGGTGTGTTTAGTGGTGAAGCGAAAGAAAAAGAATTGACCGGAAAGCTGGATCTTAGTGCAGCTTATTATGCGCCTGATGGTGGAGTTAATTACTGTGCTGTCCTGGAAGCGATAAGCACGATATATTTAAAATCAAGAGGTTCCACAGCCGCTTCCCTTTCAGGAAAAAATGCCACTTTTTATGGCGATATAGATGCTCATGGAACAATCCGCACAAACGAGATCAGAACACATAATAATTCAAATCTTTTTACAAAATCCTGGGATTGTGGATATGGAATTATTGCGAAGATCGCAAAGTACTATGCGGAAAATACGAGTGCTTATTACCTGTGGGTAAAGGGCGAAGATGATGACACACTTGGGCTCATTACGATAGACAACTCAGATGAACGAAAAAAGAAACATATTCAGGACTCAACAGTAGATGCGCTTTCCGTTATTAATAAAATCCGGCACGTAGAGTATGACTGGAAAGAGAATGATGGACATGTAGAAAACGGTTACATCGCACAACAACTGTCAGATGTGTGCCCCAGAATGGCGCTGCATATGGAAGAAAGTGACACATGGCAATTTGAATCGAGTGCAATTTTGCAGTATGCAACAAAAGCAATACAGGAACTAAGCACAAAAGTAGAAAGGCTTGAAAAGGCATTAAAAACTGCAGGAATATCATTAGAGGAGGTGCGAACATGGCACTAA